The following DNA comes from Nitrososphaerales archaeon.
CAGCACTTTGTGAATGGTACTCAGAAGGGTAGTATTTGATGGAGGTTTCGAGGATCTTAAAGTTTCCACCTCTACCCCCAAACCCCTCTACATCTATACTTACAGGTCCTGATACAAGTCTAAAGAAACCTTCTTCACCTTCAAATATCGGTGCTGGTCCCGTCATACCTTCTCTTGCAAGCATACAAGCAAATACCGCATTCCTTGCAGCATTCGAGAAGGCACAGGCCTTCCACATCGATATTTGACCACATCGTGTTTGTCTCATAGCAATACTCGCTATAAGAGATAAACTTAAAGCGTGAGCAGCCTCCTCTACCGATAGATTCATGAGTTTCGCAGCAGCTAAGCTACTTGAGACACCCCCGTAAGTTACATGGTCCCAACCTTTCACCCTTATCGCAAGAGCATCACAAAGTCTACACTGTATTTCATAAGCTACAATGGCAGCAGTAATTATATCTAAGCCCGTAGCTTCTTCAGCCTCTCCTACAGCTATTACAGCAGATAAGTTATCACTCGGATGGCCTGGATCTCTAGATAGGTAAGTATCATTGTAATCCAAGTAGCGTATCATCGCACCATTTACGAATGTAGCTAGATCTACAGA
Coding sequences within:
- a CDS encoding MmgE/PrpD family protein; translated protein: MATIDLATKLSEYALSLTHKDIPNVVIHEAKRRFIDTLGCAIGAFDAEPVKISKKVAERVNSSYSATIFGTSVKTSVDLATFVNGAMIRYLDYNDTYLSRDPGHPSDNLSAVIAVGEAEEATGLDIITAAIVAYEIQCRLCDALAIRVKGWDHVTYGGVSSSLAAAKLMNLSVEEAAHALSLSLIASIAMRQTRCGQISMWKACAFSNAARNAVFACMLAREGMTGPAPIFEGEEGFFRLVSGPVSIDVEGFGGRGGNFKILETSIKYYPSEYHSQSA